Part of the Lolium rigidum isolate FL_2022 chromosome 6, APGP_CSIRO_Lrig_0.1, whole genome shotgun sequence genome, GTTGATGTCATATAATCGGAAGCAAGAAGATAATGATGGAGTTGTGGCATAATCTTACAAATGTAACCGCACACTTGTTGACAGAGTTCGTGAGTATAtctcttcgggagcttgttccgggagcttgttcctcttgggtctttggacactAGACGACTTTGtgacttagtggtgttcttggggcatCCAATTAAGTGGTGGAGCTTCCTCGAGCGCGAGGCCTTCATGACGATTTCTTGGGAGCGTCCAATTAAGTTGTCGAGATTGCCCCAATCTTGTTTGGGgagccttgtgcctccacaccgctccaatggagagtagcactcgcaagagtgtgaacttcgggatacatcaccGTCTCCGCGTGCCTTGGTTATTTCAATGCcttagctctttacttatgcactttactttatgatagcattcgtgcttgaagttatatatcttgctatcacatagttgcttgtcttgcttagcataagttattCATGCACAtatgtgaaccctagttatataggttttgtgcttcatAAATTAAAATGCTAGTTTTATTTCGCATTTGTTATGCCCATCtcgtaaaaaaattgaaaccaccTATTCATCATCTCTAGgtggcatccgtgtcctttcaactgGCACATAGAGAAGGGGGAGCATATCAAGTGAAAACGACACAGTTCCTGAAAATATCTATAAGAGCCGTTGGATATTGTACCAACGATCAAATTAGAGACCTCAGTCCCACCTCTACCCATTTTGTAAAACAACACTTAGAGTCACAACAAAGACCAATTCTATTGTCAATCATCCACAACCAACCTCAGATTCCCCCCATTTCCGGATGCGCACGAAGGTGTTTCCACGCAATGATCGGTGTCGCCTCTTCCAACAACCCACTAGGAATCTATTGTTCGTATCAAATCAGATATATTTTACTCGGATGCAAATGAGTGAGATCAAATATTTGAGAAATTCTTTTGTTTGGTTCATGTTTTAGGGACAAAATCAAGTTGCTATCTACCGTTGAAAACACAAACATCTATTTACTCTAGGTCTACCCAGTGTCATCGAAAATTTAATTTGGAGGTCAAAGGAGAACTGCACATAAGTAACTCCATAAACCTTACACGTGTGTAGGTCTTGAAAACTATACTTTTACTTGCCATAACAAGTAGGCTGCACACTGACAATAAATGATCCTTCGCAACCACAACCATGATTTTATTTCCACCAAACATTATTTTTTAGGTAGCCGCTTCGACATAACTCAAAGCTACTTTATATCTCTTACTTTTAGAAATTGGTTCACTAGCGaccaaaaaggaaaagaaggagGTGACGAGGGGCAATACACGTGTGAGTGTAGGCGTGCACTTGCCCCACTACATATCAAGGGTATTTTAGTACACAAAGATAACGGGCGTGTGCTCACCTAAAACAAATCACCCTTGAAGGTTTGAAGgagtcttctctccttcttccacatTCTTCAAGGGGAGGTACTCTTATCTTCCATGTCTCTCTCAAAATCCTCATGTCCCTCCTTCCCTATCTAACCTTCTCGGCCTGTATTGAGTAGGTCGAGGTAGGGGATCTCAAGATCTAGGGTTATTACCAGGTACTATAGTATTTTGTTTTTTGATATTCGTTTTTTCGAGCTAAAATTTATGATTGATAAAGTAGAAGCTATATTCAATATCCACACTTTGATTTCTTTGGATCGAGAGCCGTGTTCTATTTGAGAGGGCGAGTGGGTGAAAAAAGTGAATGTTTTGATAATTGTAATTGTTTTGTGAGTAAAAGTTACAAATTATGGAGTCAAATGTTGGTTTATTCTGAGAAAATACGTTCGATCCCTTTAATTTAAGCAGAAAGCTTGAGATTCATTCCCATATATTTGTGGATTCACCATGAAATCAACCGAGTTGAAGCTAGCCCACATCTTAGTGACACTCTGTGTGGTACTTGGGTGTAGGTTCATGCACATTTAGTACCGGCTAGCATAACAAAAGGTACCGGTGTCTACATGACTAAAATCATGAATTTCCGTGTTTCCAAATTTTATCCACCCGCGGGTGACTCTTCTTCTCAAATAATCTCACCAGATTTCCCATGTTCTGGGCTATATTTTCCGATTCATGTTCCTTCCCTCCTCACGATTAGTTCTccctacaacaacaacaagtacAAAGCACTACTCCCCCTGTTCCATAATTATTGTCGTGGTTTTTGTTTATAATTAAACTAAAACCACAACATAATTATGAAGCAGGGAGCACAATGAAACCATGTTAGTTAGTGGTGCTGGGCCGGCTTTGATTGATTGATTCTCTCTTTGATATGGAACTCTGCTTTACTAGATTATTGCTCCAAGTTAGGGTGCCGGCTCCATGTTCGCGGGCTCGCTTGCTCCGCACCTCGTAAATTGTCTTAAATTATGCTTGTCGTTGGCATTGCGGTGCATTCCAATCCATTGTGTTCATTTATGATCTGTGCAGAACATCCGCCATAAAAATGCATAAGTTGGATCAAACAAACACTAAGAATAGGTAAAATATAATGAAAATAAACGAAATTATGACAATCCTACCGCAGACCAACATCTAGTATCGCGGGCAAGCAGTAAAAGTTTAAGTGGGCTTCGGAACAGCCTGCGTTAGCCTGCTATTGGCTTGCACACACCCCACTCGTGCTCGCCACACACCGGAGCACGTCACGCCGCTCGTGGCCACCGCCTGCGGCGCCGGCTGCGCCCCGCCTCTGTCCCGGCCCTCGGCCCTCGATTAAGGCAGCCAGCTCGCCTCCCTCCTTcactccgccgccgctcctccttcttggtGGCGCCGCCGCTCTTTCGCTCCTGCCCTCCGCTGTTGGTGCCGCCCGGCAGCTCCTCCGCTCGTCGCCGGCTGCGTCGGTCCGTGGCCGTCGTCTTTTCTGTCCGGTGACGCGCTCACCGGGCACGACGCAGAAGATCCCACTTGCGTCCTGAGCTTCAAGAGTTCGTCTCGCTTCGTATTTGCCGTCGCAGTGAGCAATCAACCATTCCTTCTTTTCATTCAGTTAGTTGCCGATTTGTTTGTTGCGCGGTGCCCTCGTTAATCTAATCCATCCTTCCACGGCTCGATTGGTTCTTCTTCTTTTTACCGCGCAAGATCGATCTGAGCGGCCCCATTTTGCCCAGATGCCGAGCAGCTTGTTTTCCCAAAAATTGGGTCTTTAACTGAATTTCCACGCCCCACGTTAGTGCCCCTGACTTCTTGGCGTTAAAATTGCAGAACTATTCTTTTGCTCTGAGCCGTACTAAAGCAATCATGTTAATTTGTCAAGTCAACTGGTTCGAGTCCGTTGTTTTAGTATAATTTATCTGTTTGTTCCCTACCTTTCCAAGTTCTTTGCGGTTCATAATATGTTTTGTTTCAAAACAAGGTTAATCTTGGTTTTAAACATGGGCGCCCACTGTCAGCACTCAGCAGTGTTATTTTACATTTGAATTCTTccaagattctaagatggtgcTACAGTAAATGATAGTACAAATCCAGTAAAGTTTCTATGAATCAAATTTCACTTTCATCTCTAGTATCTCAGAGTTATGAAGTCAAATTCAGTGATGTATTTAGCGTATGAATGGTGTTTATTGGGGACACAATTACTTCCTTTTGTATGCTATTAAGTGATAATCTCAAGCCTGACGCGGCCGATCGCCTGCCCCGCAAGGATGCTAGGGTCCTCAACTCAGCCGTCATGCTTCTCTGGAGATGCCTCTGGGTTGAGCGGAACGCTAGGGTTTTTGAGGGTTCCGCTTCCACCGTGGGTCAGGTTCTTGACGCGGCACTCCAAGATTGGCGATTATGGTGTGCTGGTAGGGGTGGGTCGGCTAGAGGTGTTGTTGTGTAAGGGCTCGACCATCTTAGGTGGTCGTTGGTGGGCCGGGTTTTGTCCGTGTTCTCAGCTGTAATCCAAACTTCTATCTTAATGAAATGACACACAGATCTCCTgcgagttctcaaaaaaaaagataatcTCAAGCCTCTTTTTTACCGACTATGGAGATTCTCAGTAATGTCTTTTTTTATTCGAGAAAACACATAAGGGAAAAACAGCCCTTAAACCTACATTACACATTTCTCAGTAATGTATTTTTTTATTGGTGTTTATTGGGGACACAATTACTTGATCAACAAGCACTAACATCAGGGGAAAACAACCCTTAAACCTACATTAcacatttctattatttcagaaaAGAGCTCATTATATGTGTTTCATGTTCAGTAGATATATATGtaagtttttttgtttttgttttttttgaagccCAGAAAGGGTTCTCAAGCATCATTGTCATATACATAGCTTATGCCGTGTTGGTTATATTTCTAGCTTTCACTCTCATATTGTGGCTGGCACCAAGTCAAATCTAGCTGACCGAATGATGTTATCATCAATTTTCTGATTTTTGGTATTGTTTCTTTTAATTTTAGAATGCCAAAATCGCTGTAGAATAGCAATAATAATTGTTTCCTTAAACCATGACAGACCCTACTACATTCTCTCTACCATGTCACTgcactttccttttcttttcaccTTTTTTTCCATTATTTGATGAAAAATATGAAGTTCACTTGCTTCTAGTTCGAAGCGGGAAATTTGAGAAAGCTGATATGTCAGTTTCGTGTCTAATGTTGCAGCAAGATTTATTTAGCGTGAACTGCAATGGTTTTTTGTTTATTTTCGGCATGCAATCCAGCGTAATCATTGATATTATTTCCCTATCAGGATAAGCATTGATCCTGCACTCCGCAATTTCCATAAGCTGCAATGAAGGATTCACAGGTGAATTTGCTTGCTATTATCAGTTGTCACTAAAGATCTTCCTTCTAATTATCTTTATCTTTCACTGTAAAATTATGTTTGGTTGGTCTAACCAGATGGTGAAAGTGCGTAAAATTTATATTTAGCTGACAGAGAGTGATTGAGATGATTATGCATTATGTGTTGGTAACTGGCAAAAAGAAATCTATAGTAATTTGTGTATGTGTACTTATTATCAAAAAATTGAGATACTGTTGCGACGCTTTCTTTAGTCCTGTAACTCTCCTATTCAGTAATAGTGGGAACAGTCAAGACGCTACTTTACCTGTTATTGAAGATATTTTTTTCTTGATGCCAATGCATCTGTTTTTTCTTACTAATAACACTCATAATTAACTGTTACTACTTTCAGTATTAGCATCCATTGTGTGTTGCCTTTAGCAGATAACTGATTTGTGTTACTTATGGACATTACATACAGGATATTCAGAGCACAACAGAGTTGCAGATGTCACCACAAGGTACTAATGAAGTGCAGAGTAACCAACTAAACACTATGTCCACTGATGCTCCTGCAGGAGATTCTGGTTCTTTATCAGTCGCTAGTAATGATAATAGAAAAGTATCCCGCGAAGACATTGAACTTGTAAGATGTCTACCTGTTGAAGCTATGGTTTTACCAGATTATATCCCTCTACATTGGGGGTCTCACACTCTTGACAATTAATTAGTGAAACTTGAAATCTGTTTGCAGGTCCAGAATTTGATAGAGCGCTGTCTGCAACTGTACATGACCAAAGGAGAGGTTGTTAGGACCCTTTCTACCCGCGCGAGAATAGAACCTGGCTTCACTACTTTAGGTGATGTTGCAAATTCAGCCAATGATGATATTCATGTTTGAATTTCCTttttttgtgcttgctaatttaCTTTTCCACATACTTCAAAGTGCAACCagtaatatactccctccgatccggaatAAATGTCGGACCGTTAGTACAATTACATTTTACAGTTATAACCTTCGTAAATCAGCTTTTATAGCTCGTCTTTGAACGGACCATGCATGCATGTGGTGGCCGAGCTTTTTGGCTGGCTGTTTAGTCAGACCATGAATGCATGCCTCCCGTAACGGCCGGGTCTCTCTGCCTCTGCACTGCTCCGATGGTTTAATGCGTCAGCAAGATGGATTGCGGGCTGAGGAAAATAAAATTGAATGGTTCTTTTAGCAAAATGGTCAGTTCGACAGTTTTtccggaccggagggagtatgataTTTTATTATAGTATAAAAATCATCTTTTCAAGAGGCACGCACAACTCCTGCCCATGACATTGACGAACAAATTAGCATAATATAATGTATCACTTTCTCCTTTTCCTTGAAACACACAAAAGATCTGTGCATCGTTGCAGATTTTCTCAGTGTGACTATGCCATGAATTGAGTATCAGATGCTTGCCTACCAGTTTAACCTAACATTCATTGATACTTACATCGATTGGAATTTCTCAGGGCAAAAGGATAATTTGGAATGCTCTATGAGATCAAGGGATTTCATAATATGTTTCTTGAATTTCGAGCATCTAAATATACATCCATTCGAGCTCTAAAGTTTTGTTGCTTACTttgatattttttgtattttcagtATGGCAGAAACTTGAAGAAGAGAACTCTGAATTCTTTCGGGCTTACTACATAAGATTGAAATTGAAAAGGCAAATTATCTTGTTCAACCATTTATTGCAACACCAGTTCAATTTGATGAAATATCCAGCACCTCAGAATGTTCCAATGGCTCCAATGCAAAATGGAATGCATCATATGCCAGGTAATGTCCATGCTGACGTCTAGCCCTCAAAAGATGCTCAATAAGTACATCGCAGTTTAGAATTTCTAATATGCTTTCTTTTCACCTTAGCTGCTTTTTGAGTACAATTTGCCTTCCACGGGAAGTGCGCAAGTATGCACATTTTTTTTTTATCAATATCCCTCCCTGTCTTGTGATTTTACAGAACAAATTTTACAGTTCCATACCTTCTATCAAAATATCGTCTCATATAAGTAAACATCTCCTCTCCGCTTTCTCGAGTCCATATTATCCTCATTTACTGCATAATTGTTGGGTTGTATGGCAAGACTCCATAATGGTAATAATAGTGAAGATCTTGTAATGATTctttttcactagcaccaattttTATAGTGAATCTTTAGCATGATTGAACAATCTTTCAGgtttagctttcatcattgactgGTTTAGACATTTCTAAATATTATTATCACTCTTATTCAATGCAATTGTGAATCTGGTGCAGTTAACAATTTACCGATGGGGTATCCAGTACTTCAGCAACCTCTGATGCCTGCTCCTGGCCAGCCTCACATTGATCCAATGGTTTGTGGTCTATCCAGTGGTCATATGGTGAATGGTATACCTGCACCAGGTGGCTATCACCCAATTCGCATGAACTCTGGAAATGAGTAAGCATTACATTTATCTCATGTTTGTTTTCCCTTCATGTGAGCTGTTTGTGTTGTGAGATGCATCAGTTTAATCATGTTCCGTGAATATTTTTGCCTGGCAAATTGTGTTTTATCCATGCATACATATTGAAATATTCGAACATTTTATCTTCCGTTGGTGCTTCTGTCTATATAGTTGAAACAAATCTTGAATATACACATACTGTAAGATGCATGTGTACTATTTTTAGTGCTGCAGCAGTCAAACTGCTAAGGAATAAATGATTACTGAAGGGTTTGGTACTTTGAAGTAATGTCACTGGCTGTTA contains:
- the LOC124661113 gene encoding uncharacterized protein LOC124661113; the encoded protein is MKDSQDIQSTTELQMSPQGTNEVQSNQLNTMSTDAPAGDSGSLSVASNDNRKVSREDIELVQNLIERCLQLYMTKGEVVRTLSTRARIEPGFTTLVWQKLEEENSEFFRAYYIRLKLKRQIILFNHLLQHQFNLMKYPAPQNVPMAPMQNGMHHMPVNNLPMGYPVLQQPLMPAPGQPHIDPMVCGLSSGHMVNGIPAPGGYHPIRMNSGNDMAVDNGAPEAAHAGAMPSEMVMSPSSAASSNHAPFTPSEIPGMAMDTSVLDSAFGTDIGDTGPLQLGPDGSSRDSIRSLGQLWNFSLSDLTADLTSLGDLEALENYAGTPFLPSDSDLLLDSPDHDDIVEYFADAINGSQSDEEK